A genomic segment from Streptosporangium roseum DSM 43021 encodes:
- a CDS encoding roadblock/LC7 domain-containing protein, with protein sequence MNHQLSQAARGFNWLITEFVKEMPGVAHAVIVSADGLPLAYSQGFPKDRADQLAAITAGLISLTQGASRVFEGGPVAQTVIEMQRGLLLTMSISDGSALAVLASPDCDMGLVAYQMTLLAERAGQALTPALRAELQSAQR encoded by the coding sequence GTGAACCACCAACTCAGTCAGGCCGCCCGCGGCTTCAATTGGCTGATCACCGAGTTCGTCAAGGAGATGCCCGGAGTCGCCCACGCGGTGATCGTCTCCGCGGACGGTCTTCCACTGGCCTACTCGCAGGGCTTCCCGAAGGACCGCGCCGACCAGCTCGCCGCGATCACGGCCGGCCTGATCAGCCTGACCCAGGGGGCCTCCCGGGTCTTCGAGGGTGGTCCCGTCGCCCAGACCGTGATCGAGATGCAGCGGGGCCTTCTGCTGACGATGTCGATCAGCGACGGTTCCGCGCTCGCCGTACTGGCCTCGCCGGACTGCGACATGGGTCTGGTGGCCTACCAGATGACACTGCTGGCTGAGCGTGCCGGACAGGCGCTCACGCCTGCGCTCCGGGCCGAGCTGCAGTCGGCTCAGCGATAG
- a CDS encoding DUF742 domain-containing protein yields MQLALEALVSSATFVSVDTGTLSTEYQAIISLSQQVRSVAELSALLRMPLGVTRVLIADMAAEGLVQIHQPSLDAGKPDLNLLERVLSGLRRL; encoded by the coding sequence ATGCAGCTCGCACTCGAGGCGCTGGTCTCCTCGGCGACATTCGTGAGCGTGGATACGGGCACGCTCTCTACGGAGTATCAGGCGATCATCTCGTTGTCCCAGCAAGTGCGTTCGGTGGCGGAGCTCTCAGCCCTGCTGCGCATGCCGCTGGGCGTGACCCGGGTCCTGATCGCGGACATGGCGGCCGAGGGCCTGGTGCAGATCCACCAGCCGTCACTGGATGCCGGAAAGCCGGATCTCAACTTGCTTGAAAGGGTGCTCAGTGGGCTTCGCAGGCTCTGA
- a CDS encoding GTP-binding protein, with protein sequence MTSTKIVVAGGFGVGKTTFVGAVSEIMPLTTEAVMTEASAEVDDLSHIPTKRTTTVAMDFGRVSLDRDLILYLFGTPGQHRFWFMWDDLVKGAIGAIVLVDTRRLADSFPAIDYFEEAGLPFVVALNGFGGSHIHGEEEVREALTISPHIPVVRTDARSRDAVKSTLITLVEHVLTLRV encoded by the coding sequence ATGACGTCGACGAAGATCGTTGTCGCCGGAGGATTCGGTGTCGGCAAGACGACCTTCGTCGGCGCGGTCTCCGAGATCATGCCGCTGACCACGGAAGCGGTGATGACAGAGGCCAGTGCGGAGGTCGACGACCTCTCGCACATCCCGACCAAGCGGACCACCACGGTGGCCATGGACTTCGGCCGGGTTTCGCTGGACCGGGACCTGATCCTGTACCTGTTCGGTACGCCGGGTCAGCACCGGTTCTGGTTCATGTGGGACGACCTCGTGAAGGGCGCGATCGGCGCGATCGTGCTGGTCGACACCCGGCGGCTGGCCGACAGCTTCCCGGCGATCGACTACTTCGAGGAGGCCGGACTGCCTTTCGTCGTGGCCCTCAACGGCTTCGGCGGCTCGCACATCCACGGTGAGGAGGAGGTGCGGGAGGCTCTGACGATCTCCCCGCACATCCCCGTCGTCCGGACCGACGCCCGGTCCCGCGACGCCG